A region of Candidatus Terasakiella magnetica DNA encodes the following proteins:
- the accC gene encoding acetyl-CoA carboxylase biotin carboxylase subunit, giving the protein MFEKVLIANRGEIALRIHRACKEMGISTVAVHSTADADAMHVRLADEAVCIGPPASKDSYLNIQAILSAATITGADAIHPGYGFLSENANFAEMVEEHGFTFIGPTPEHIRQMGDKITAKRIAEETGMPIVPGSEGSVDTVEEALKIGEHFGYPVIVKATAGGGGKGMQLVRTAEDMEVNWKMARTEALAAFGNADVYIEKFLTHPRHIEIQVLCDTHGNAVHVGERDCSLQRRNQKVLEEAPSPALNEAQRNKIGETVADAMRKMKYRGVGTVEFLYENGEFFFIEMNTRLQVEHPISEMISGLDLAREQIRVASGAPLGMTQDDIKFNGHSIECRINAEDPENFMPCPGQITDYHAPGGLSVRVDSALYTGYKVPPHYDSMIAKLIVHGANRNECLMRLRRALGEYVIGGIKSSIPLHQKLLENQDFINGDYDIKWLEKFVGLED; this is encoded by the coding sequence ATGTTTGAAAAAGTCCTGATTGCTAACCGTGGTGAGATTGCCCTTCGCATCCATCGCGCATGTAAAGAAATGGGTATATCGACTGTGGCGGTTCATTCCACAGCTGATGCCGATGCCATGCATGTGCGTCTTGCGGATGAAGCCGTTTGTATTGGCCCACCTGCCTCAAAAGACAGTTACCTGAACATTCAGGCTATTTTGTCAGCAGCAACCATTACCGGGGCGGATGCCATTCACCCGGGCTATGGTTTCCTCTCAGAAAACGCCAACTTTGCCGAAATGGTTGAAGAACACGGCTTTACATTTATCGGCCCAACACCGGAACATATCCGTCAAATGGGCGATAAAATCACGGCCAAACGCATTGCTGAAGAAACCGGCATGCCGATTGTCCCGGGGTCTGAAGGATCAGTTGATACGGTTGAAGAAGCCCTTAAAATTGGAGAACATTTTGGCTATCCGGTTATTGTGAAAGCAACAGCTGGTGGCGGCGGTAAAGGCATGCAGCTTGTACGCACAGCCGAGGATATGGAAGTCAATTGGAAGATGGCGCGCACAGAGGCCCTTGCGGCTTTTGGTAATGCCGATGTTTACATTGAAAAATTCCTAACTCACCCCCGTCATATTGAAATTCAGGTTCTGTGTGATACCCATGGTAATGCTGTTCATGTTGGTGAGCGTGATTGTTCGCTTCAGCGTCGCAACCAGAAGGTTTTGGAAGAAGCCCCCTCACCTGCACTTAATGAAGCGCAGCGCAACAAGATCGGTGAGACAGTTGCCGATGCCATGCGTAAAATGAAATATCGCGGTGTGGGTACGGTTGAGTTCCTCTATGAAAACGGTGAGTTCTTCTTTATTGAGATGAACACCCGTTTGCAGGTGGAACACCCCATCAGTGAAATGATCTCCGGTCTTGATCTAGCGCGTGAACAAATTCGCGTAGCCTCAGGTGCACCATTGGGCATGACCCAAGATGATATTAAATTCAATGGTCATTCTATTGAATGTCGTATCAATGCAGAAGACCCAGAAAACTTCATGCCTTGCCCGGGCCAAATCACCGATTATCACGCCCCTGGTGGCTTAAGTGTTCGTGTCGATTCTGCCCTGTATACAGGTTACAAAGTGCCGCCTCATTACGACAGCATGATTGCCAAGCTGATCGTTCATGGTGCCAACCGTAATGAATGTCTCATGCGTTTGCGTCGCGCCCTTGGTGAATATGTCATCGGCGGGATCAAAAGCTCTATTCCTCTACACCAGAAACTCTTGGAAAACCAAGATTTCATCAATGGGGATTACGACATCAAATGGCTGGAAAAATTTGTCGGCCTTGAAGACTAG
- the thiS gene encoding sulfur carrier protein ThiS has translation MNVIVNGEERTLENAKSVEEFLTDIGLDPKKVAVERNLVIVPKSEFSTHMLDDGDKLEIVHFIGGGA, from the coding sequence ATGAACGTCATTGTGAATGGTGAAGAAAGAACTCTAGAAAATGCCAAAAGCGTTGAAGAGTTTCTAACGGATATCGGTTTAGACCCTAAAAAGGTTGCGGTTGAGCGCAATCTGGTGATTGTCCCGAAATCTGAATTTTCCACACATATGCTTGACGATGGCGATAAGCTGGAAATTGTACATTTTATTGGCGGAGGGGCCTAA
- a CDS encoding outer membrane lipid asymmetry maintenance protein MlaD: protein MTYSSRREKIVGGLTFLALVIAVFTSYGKADSTVDETIYKVSATFGRIDGLADEAEVRMGGVQIGQVVHAELDKNYRAVVTMAIEKGVLLPLDSSAAIHTDGLFGSKFIELEPGGEEDMLVDGDAIDMAQSSVVVEELLELIIAEGKSKRAQQEKQ, encoded by the coding sequence GTGACGTATTCTTCGCGCAGAGAAAAAATTGTAGGTGGGCTGACATTTCTTGCCCTTGTGATTGCAGTTTTTACTTCTTACGGTAAAGCTGACAGTACGGTGGATGAAACCATCTATAAAGTGAGCGCCACATTTGGGCGCATTGACGGTCTTGCTGATGAAGCTGAAGTCCGCATGGGTGGCGTACAAATCGGTCAGGTTGTTCATGCAGAGCTGGATAAAAACTACCGCGCCGTTGTGACAATGGCGATTGAGAAGGGGGTTTTGCTCCCGCTTGATAGTTCAGCTGCTATTCACACGGATGGTTTATTTGGCTCAAAATTTATTGAATTGGAACCGGGCGGGGAAGAAGACATGCTGGTCGATGGGGACGCTATCGATATGGCACAAAGCTCGGTCGTTGTTGAAGAGCTTCTCGAATTAATCATCGCAGAAGGCAAATCCAAACGCGCACAACAAGAAAAACAATAA
- a CDS encoding NADH:ubiquinone oxidoreductase subunit NDUFA12, whose amino-acid sequence MTIGTRIHTWLNGTLVGTDEFGNKYYRNKKKLQGRERRWVLYKGITEGSKVPAEWHAWLHHTVEDPLTEEATQAKKWQREHLPNLTGTENAYYPKGDARHGGERQSATGDYQAWQPE is encoded by the coding sequence ATGACAATCGGAACCCGTATTCACACTTGGCTGAACGGTACCTTGGTTGGTACTGACGAATTTGGTAACAAATATTACCGCAACAAAAAGAAGTTGCAGGGTCGTGAGCGTCGTTGGGTTCTGTATAAAGGGATCACCGAAGGCTCTAAAGTGCCCGCTGAATGGCATGCATGGTTGCACCATACTGTTGAAGACCCTTTAACAGAAGAAGCGACACAGGCCAAAAAATGGCAGCGCGAGCATTTGCCAAACCTGACAGGTACAGAAAACGCCTATTATCCAAAGGGTGATGCGCGTCATGGCGGTGAGCGCCAAAGTGCCACAGGTGATTATCAAGCTTGGCAGCCAGAATAA
- the aroQ gene encoding type II 3-dehydroquinate dehydratase, translated as MSHKILILNGPNLNLLGKREPEIYGHETLKDVEDMCLKVAQGLDMEVAFRQSNHEGTLVDWIQEARESFDGIIINPAAYTHTSVAILDALQAAEKPVIEVHLSNIHKREEFRHTSYVSKTANGVICGLGTQGYDLALQALSRLLSSR; from the coding sequence ATGTCACATAAGATACTCATATTAAACGGTCCTAACCTCAATCTCTTAGGTAAACGTGAACCTGAAATTTATGGTCATGAAACCCTAAAAGACGTTGAGGACATGTGCTTAAAAGTCGCACAAGGCCTTGATATGGAAGTTGCTTTTCGTCAATCCAACCATGAGGGTACCCTCGTTGACTGGATTCAAGAAGCACGAGAGTCTTTTGACGGGATCATTATTAATCCGGCGGCCTATACGCACACTTCAGTTGCCATCCTAGATGCACTGCAAGCTGCTGAAAAGCCTGTCATCGAAGTACATTTATCAAACATTCACAAGCGTGAAGAGTTCCGCCATACTTCATATGTCTCTAAAACGGCCAACGGCGTTATCTGCGGGTTGGGCACACAGGGCTATGATCTGGCATTACAAGCACTCTCACGTCTCCTTTCAAGTCGCTGA
- a CDS encoding putative bifunctional diguanylate cyclase/phosphodiesterase: MNKNKQDIVSGQGDADLQMQVEGLKKALEHSENRLGEMMGNLPVTLFRLRMDKSGDISFPYISAGSAALMGADSEALLKEPKNFLTILDAKDRYKLLRRLVQSAHRKTPFDEEVCLHVSALNKVWVRVFANIHDSNADETIWDGAAIDITGQHLLDERLRYLAYHEETTQLPNRLAMEEHLNELFDSVDETPFAILALAIDRLDLVNDTLGLETANRLVTTVAEHLQKSLPHGTFLSHPRAESFCIVWQDFCDDKDVAAVADKLLQTMKIPFQVGTRRLDISVSMGISLAYKDAEDAENLMMNADTALRRAHLTSPGGYRFYVEEMNTRALRVLAYENRLRKAINSEEFVPFFQPLVDVKTGQIASMEALARWKHPRLGLIGPGEFVPVAEEAGLIGEICHQILHSTCATAKKWLDEGHKPLPLAVNISWRQFAQPERLLLLMSRVLDETGMPAELIELELTESSVMEEPDSAIRTLNDLREFGVQASIDDFGTGYSSLSYLKRLPISKLKIDRAFINEVNHNERDAAIVEAIIQLARALGLKTVAEGIETQEQFEFLREKGCDLAQGFYFSKPVPAHEMEKMLIKGGFSLP, translated from the coding sequence TTGAACAAGAATAAACAAGATATAGTGTCAGGGCAGGGAGATGCCGATCTGCAAATGCAGGTCGAGGGGCTCAAGAAAGCTTTAGAGCATAGTGAAAACCGTCTGGGCGAGATGATGGGAAATTTACCTGTCACTCTTTTTCGTCTTCGCATGGATAAGAGTGGGGATATTTCCTTTCCCTATATAAGTGCTGGCTCTGCTGCTTTAATGGGGGCAGATAGTGAGGCTTTGTTAAAAGAGCCTAAAAACTTCCTGACAATTCTGGATGCTAAAGATCGTTATAAGTTGTTGCGCAGGCTGGTGCAGTCAGCCCATCGCAAAACGCCCTTTGACGAAGAGGTCTGCCTGCATGTCAGCGCCCTTAATAAGGTGTGGGTGCGTGTTTTTGCCAATATTCATGACAGCAATGCTGATGAAACCATCTGGGATGGCGCAGCAATTGATATAACAGGCCAGCATCTTTTGGATGAGCGTCTGCGTTACCTTGCTTATCATGAAGAAACAACTCAATTGCCCAATCGTCTGGCAATGGAGGAGCATCTCAATGAGTTGTTTGACAGTGTTGATGAAACTCCTTTTGCCATTTTAGCCCTTGCCATTGACCGTCTTGATCTGGTGAATGATACATTGGGGCTGGAAACAGCTAATCGACTGGTCACCACAGTTGCAGAGCATTTACAAAAATCTTTACCCCATGGCACATTTCTTTCTCATCCGCGTGCTGAAAGCTTCTGCATTGTCTGGCAGGACTTTTGTGATGATAAAGATGTTGCTGCTGTTGCCGATAAGCTCTTACAAACAATGAAAATTCCTTTTCAGGTGGGCACAAGGCGGCTGGATATCAGCGTAAGTATGGGGATTAGCCTTGCTTATAAGGACGCTGAGGATGCAGAAAATCTTATGATGAATGCGGATACGGCCTTGCGTCGTGCGCATCTCACCTCACCGGGGGGCTATCGTTTCTATGTGGAAGAGATGAACACCCGGGCTTTGCGTGTGCTGGCCTATGAAAACCGTCTTAGAAAAGCGATTAATTCAGAAGAGTTTGTTCCCTTCTTCCAGCCCTTGGTCGATGTAAAGACGGGCCAGATTGCCTCTATGGAAGCTTTGGCTAGATGGAAGCACCCTCGTTTGGGCCTGATTGGTCCGGGGGAGTTTGTCCCTGTGGCAGAGGAAGCTGGCCTTATTGGTGAGATTTGTCACCAGATTTTGCATTCAACCTGTGCAACGGCCAAAAAATGGCTGGATGAGGGGCATAAACCCTTGCCCTTGGCGGTTAACATCTCTTGGCGCCAGTTTGCCCAGCCTGAGCGCCTTTTGCTGTTGATGAGCCGCGTTCTGGACGAAACGGGAATGCCTGCTGAACTTATTGAGCTGGAACTGACGGAAAGCTCGGTCATGGAAGAGCCCGATTCTGCCATTCGAACGCTTAATGACTTGCGTGAATTTGGTGTACAGGCCTCAATTGATGATTTTGGTACGGGCTATTCCTCACTGTCTTATTTAAAGCGCTTGCCGATTTCAAAACTGAAAATTGATCGTGCTTTTATTAACGAGGTAAATCATAACGAACGTGATGCCGCGATTGTTGAAGCCATCATCCAACTGGCACGTGCCTTGGGTTTGAAGACTGTTGCTGAGGGAATTGAAACGCAAGAGCAGTTTGAGTTCTTGCGTGAAAAAGGCTGTGATTTGGCTCAAGGGTTTTACTTTAGTAAACCGGTTCCGGCACATGAGATGGAGAAAATGCTCATAAAGGGTGGATTTTCCCTGCCGTGA
- a CDS encoding bifunctional sulfur carrier protein/thiazole synthase protein codes for MSDTFEIAGQSFNSRLLVGTGKYKDFEETKVAIEASGAEIVTVAVRRVNVSDPSQPMLVDYVDPKKYTYLPNTAGCFTCDDAVRTLRLAREAGGWDLVKLEVLGDQATLYPNMPETLKAAELLIKEGFKVMVYCSDDPIAAKTLEDMGCVAIMPLGSLIGSGLGILNPVNIQIIKQNANVPVLVDAGVGTASDAAYAMELGCDGVLMNTAIAAAKDPIAMAKAMKLAVESGRLAFHAGRMPKKQYADPSSPTSGLIETK; via the coding sequence GTGAGCGACACATTTGAAATTGCCGGACAGAGCTTTAATTCCCGACTACTTGTTGGTACTGGCAAATATAAAGATTTCGAAGAAACCAAAGTGGCGATTGAAGCCAGTGGTGCTGAAATCGTGACTGTGGCGGTGCGTCGTGTCAATGTAAGTGACCCAAGCCAGCCCATGTTGGTCGATTATGTCGATCCTAAAAAATACACTTACCTACCTAATACGGCGGGCTGTTTTACCTGTGACGATGCGGTGCGCACCCTTCGTTTGGCGCGCGAAGCTGGCGGCTGGGATTTGGTGAAGTTGGAAGTGCTTGGCGATCAGGCAACGCTTTACCCTAATATGCCAGAAACCCTAAAAGCTGCTGAGCTGTTGATTAAAGAAGGCTTCAAGGTGATGGTCTATTGTTCAGACGATCCAATTGCAGCCAAAACGCTTGAAGATATGGGCTGTGTTGCCATCATGCCGTTGGGGTCCTTGATTGGCTCCGGTCTTGGTATTTTAAATCCGGTTAATATCCAGATCATTAAGCAAAATGCAAACGTACCTGTCTTGGTTGATGCGGGTGTGGGCACGGCTTCTGATGCGGCTTATGCCATGGAGCTGGGCTGTGACGGTGTATTGATGAATACAGCAATTGCGGCAGCCAAAGACCCTATTGCCATGGCAAAAGCCATGAAGTTGGCTGTTGAGTCCGGTCGCTTGGCTTTTCATGCTGGACGCATGCCTAAAAAACAATATGCAGACCCAAGTTCCCCAACCTCAGGCTTGATTGAGACAAAATAG
- the aat gene encoding leucyl/phenylalanyl-tRNA--protein transferase, translated as MDRSERYVITAETLLRAYSAGVFPMAETRESKDLFWVDPEMRGIFPLDGMKISKSLYKTLRQQKFEVRCDTDFLGVMEKCAESTEMRPDTWMNEDVFRLYNELFHMGCAHSVECWQNDELVGGLYGVSLGAGFFGESMFSRKTNASKVALMHLVARLRLSGYILLDTQFITDHLQSLGAIEVPRRAYHLMLDEALQIPILSFYCEPTEEELFSELESMFLQSRTQTS; from the coding sequence ATGGATAGAAGCGAAAGATACGTCATTACAGCAGAAACCTTGCTGCGTGCTTACTCAGCAGGTGTTTTCCCTATGGCAGAAACCCGGGAGTCAAAAGACCTGTTTTGGGTGGACCCGGAAATGCGCGGCATCTTCCCCCTTGATGGGATGAAAATCTCAAAAAGCCTCTATAAAACCCTTCGCCAGCAAAAGTTTGAAGTGCGCTGCGACACGGACTTTCTTGGCGTTATGGAAAAATGTGCTGAAAGCACTGAAATGCGCCCAGATACATGGATGAATGAAGATGTCTTTCGCCTGTATAACGAGCTTTTCCATATGGGCTGCGCCCATTCTGTAGAATGCTGGCAAAATGACGAATTGGTTGGTGGGCTTTATGGGGTGTCACTGGGCGCTGGCTTCTTTGGGGAAAGTATGTTTTCCAGAAAAACAAATGCCTCCAAAGTCGCCTTGATGCATCTGGTCGCACGCTTGCGCCTATCCGGTTATATTTTACTGGATACACAGTTTATTACGGATCATCTACAATCTCTTGGCGCCATTGAAGTGCCACGACGGGCCTATCATCTTATGCTGGACGAGGCCCTGCAAATTCCCATCTTGTCTTTTTATTGTGAACCGACAGAAGAAGAACTGTTTTCTGAATTGGAATCCATGTTCTTACAATCAAGAACCCAAACATCATAA
- a CDS encoding acetyl-CoA carboxylase biotin carboxyl carrier protein, with translation MAKDKFNNELVRELAELLNDTGLTEIEYGQDDWHVRVAKNVTVSAAAPVAVAAAPAGAAPADENADMSNHPGAVSSPMVGVAYLSPDPDSPNFVNVGDSVTEGQTLCLIEAMKVFNPIHAPKAGKVSRVLVTAGSPVEFGDTLFIIE, from the coding sequence ATGGCTAAGGATAAATTCAATAACGAACTGGTTCGCGAACTGGCTGAACTGCTTAACGATACTGGTCTTACTGAAATCGAATATGGTCAGGATGACTGGCATGTTCGCGTTGCCAAAAACGTTACTGTAAGCGCTGCTGCCCCTGTTGCAGTTGCCGCGGCCCCGGCTGGTGCTGCACCAGCAGATGAAAATGCTGATATGTCAAACCACCCGGGTGCGGTGAGCTCTCCAATGGTTGGTGTGGCTTATCTTTCACCAGACCCAGATTCACCTAACTTTGTAAATGTCGGTGATAGCGTGACTGAAGGTCAAACATTGTGCCTTATTGAAGCAATGAAGGTTTTCAACCCAATTCATGCACCAAAAGCAGGTAAAGTTTCACGCGTTCTGGTCACTGCTGGTTCACCTGTTGAGTTTGGTGACACTCTGTTCATTATTGAATAA
- a CDS encoding outer membrane lipid asymmetry maintenance protein MlaD, which produces MMGKNIVETVMGGVVLLVAAGFLFIALNTAQVKSVEGYTVEAAFLKIGGLQKGSDVRMNGIKIGSVQESLLDPETYDAVISMTIRPDLKLPADTVASVVSGGLIGGKYVRLEPGADRENFIAAGGRLENTKDFKSLEDQVGEIIFLATGGEGEQ; this is translated from the coding sequence ATGATGGGTAAGAATATCGTTGAAACAGTTATGGGCGGTGTTGTTTTGCTGGTTGCAGCAGGCTTCCTGTTTATCGCACTGAATACGGCGCAAGTTAAATCGGTTGAAGGCTACACCGTTGAAGCTGCCTTTTTAAAAATTGGTGGTTTGCAAAAAGGTAGTGATGTGCGCATGAACGGTATCAAAATCGGCTCTGTACAAGAAAGCCTGCTTGATCCTGAAACCTATGATGCGGTGATTTCCATGACCATTCGCCCTGATTTGAAATTACCTGCAGATACGGTTGCATCTGTGGTCAGCGGTGGATTGATCGGTGGTAAATATGTCCGTCTAGAGCCCGGTGCAGATCGTGAGAACTTTATTGCAGCAGGTGGTCGCCTTGAAAACACTAAAGACTTTAAGTCTCTGGAAGATCAAGTTGGTGAAATTATCTTCCTTGCCACTGGTGGTGAGGGTGAGCAGTGA
- a CDS encoding DUF2155 domain-containing protein, producing MLKRCVLSLGLFLGLSGVAQAETFDTVVLQGLDKVTARVSRLEAPVGHFIKFGNLEIVARTCDKKPPTETPESAAFLDISEVKPGEPATEVFRGWMFASSPALNPMEHPVYDVWVLDCKNMDSNSENSSSSVGSQ from the coding sequence ATGTTAAAACGCTGCGTCCTTTCATTAGGGCTTTTTCTTGGCCTGTCTGGGGTGGCGCAGGCAGAAACGTTTGACACTGTTGTGTTGCAGGGCTTGGATAAAGTGACCGCACGGGTTTCTCGCCTTGAAGCACCCGTTGGGCATTTTATCAAATTTGGTAATCTGGAAATTGTTGCACGTACCTGTGATAAAAAACCACCAACAGAAACACCGGAAAGTGCCGCATTTCTTGATATTTCAGAAGTCAAACCGGGGGAGCCCGCAACAGAAGTGTTTCGCGGATGGATGTTTGCCTCAAGCCCGGCACTAAACCCCATGGAACATCCCGTTTATGATGTTTGGGTTCTTGATTGTAAGAACATGGATTCCAATTCAGAAAACAGTTCTTCTTCTGTCGGTTCACAATAA